Sequence from the Equus przewalskii isolate Varuska chromosome 11, EquPr2, whole genome shotgun sequence genome:
CCAGAGATTCATTTGTGGAGAATTCACATCATAATAACGCAGAGCTATGTGGTCCATAAACACAatatttctttctataaattAAGGTCTTTATACTCTTTCAAcatggttttcagttttcagcATGTACAATAACAAAGCTTTTGTAgttggaagaaaaatatgtttaatgaaaACATATGGTGTCCTGCCCACCCTCATGTTTTACGTTAACTGTGGaacaatgaaataattatatgCATGTTATCTCATACATTTATCATAGAATTTACAATATTTAGAGGGCAGAACTACATAAGATTagtgaaaacaaaacattgaagTTAAAGAATTTAGGGAGCATAAAAAGATAACAGTGCTTgagaaatcaatcagaaataacTTGAGCATGTGAAAGAGAGTATGACTTGCTGATGTTGAGGATATTCACTGAATGAAGGCAGGACAGTGGGCGGGGCAAACAGGGGCTTCctagtttctttcttccttctaagGAAAAGTGAAGTCAGGAGACACCCTTGTTCTGCAGGAAAATATTTCCAGTGAAGCCCATAGCTATCTTCAGAGAGAAAATCACCAACATGTCCACCTCCCTTTCCCCATCAATAGGTGGTTCCAGCTGAGGCAAGAACCAACCATCTGTGTTTTTTTAGTGAACTTACGATTAAGTACAGATTTTTGCTCCTGTTAATGGATAGGCAGGcagcacagtttttaaaaatttgaatctTCAAACTCAAAAAGCCTAGATAAAACCTCTTACTAGCCAACTGCTTAAGATCTCTGGCCAGGGAGCTTGAATTCTCTAAAGTCCTGATAACAAGAGCAACTGCTATAACCACACAAAAGATGTTTGCTATATACCGAGAATTAAACTAGGAACTGCAGGTGGACTATGTTCAAAGTCAGCCAACTAGCCTATCATAAACAGATCTTACTCACATGAGAGCTTAGATTCCTGGCCACCATAATGCACTAGACACACCATATCCCCTCAGAACCACCTGCATGTGAGAACATATTCTAATTATTGTGGCTCTAATGTACAAGTTGGGCAGAAGTGGGAAGGCACCAAGCCTCAGAAAGGGCCTTCATCTTCTTTTGATATATTTAACTCCAGACTACTTTTCCTTGTGGTGGACTCAATTCAGATTATGGCTCCTTATATAGTAAAAATATCAGAACTTGAagtaaaataagattattttgtgCAGTTTCAGATGAAGCAGCTATTGTAAGCGATATTTAGTAAAATCAAAATGCAGTGGGAAAGTTGTTGGTTTAGgtacagaggaaaggaagaactaTTTGAAACTAAGATTGCTTTGAAATATCTAGGATATGTGACACCATAATCGTAGGTCTCTCTCTGGTGTTGAAAAGAATACTAGAATAGCCTAGAAGTGTCTAAATCATCTCTTTCAATGGATGACCAGAGACAGGGAAAGGGCTGAGGAAAGAGTGAGGGATGGAATGTGACTGAGACAGGAAGTCACATACAACTGCATCATGCATAGCTCATTACGGACTCCACTCTTTCCATTAGGCCCCAGTTAAGTCTTCTAATCTTCTTCCAGTCTGATGTTTTCTGACAACTCTGGGGCTTAAATAGTGTGTCTCTCTAATGTGAGTGTTCAGTAACCGATTAAGgtattcctttaaaaacatttagtaaGGTAGGTTTGTAAATTACTAATAAATTGGTATATAAATAGATAGAATTgattaaattacatatttaataccataaatgtttcttaaatattctgtttGCACTCACATgctgaggaaaatattttatcaaattcttcTACACATTAACTTGacaatttttttaaggtattaGATATTGTGATGCAGGCTGGAAAGCGAATCTTAGAAATAGTGCATAGCAAGTAGATAACTTACCTTGGTTCAATATATTTTGTGACCTTAATATATAATATCATTATGGTTTTGACAAACATCTTGTAtacatttgagaaaagaaaacaaataatatttttgtgtggttttgtttcataGCATTCCTTCTGATGGCATGAGAATTTTCTGTGGCCTTTTCACAAGAGCCACAAAACCCCCCATACCATATACACACAACACAACCCGCACACGTACACAGGTACACTTAACACACCACGtttctatactttaaaaaaatccaaatactCTTTCAAACAATTCTACATTAAACCAGATCAAACAGAACTACGAATAATTTGCCAAAGCTATGGACAATGCTATGGGATGGACAAAATGTTTTCCCATCATATACCAGAGGTTTGGGTGGATCCAGGAgaacaaaaatattattagatATGTGAAAGGTTTTAAAGATTAAGACACTAAAAGGAGGGTGTTTGGCCCTAAAGACAAACACTGCTCTCTCTCTGATTTTTCCTGGATTTTGTGTTTGTCTGTGGGGCTGAAGTAACTCAATCAAGGAAACTGTATGTACGTAATGCAGCCATTCTGCTGAGAAGACAAGTGCCTGGGCAGAGAGAAATGTCTGGACAAGTGGGAACCAAAGCACAGAGCTGAGACTGGGTTATGTGATTCAATGGACAAGGGAGTAAACAACAATTAAAATAGTAGTGTCTCCTTACTGCAGAAAATAAGTAGGTTAGAAGACATTACAGTGGGCTTAGAGTCTGATCAATTTCATTCCCTCACTGATAGACACATGATGTTTAGCTTAAACTTTTAGCCTTTCTGACATTACTTATTTTACTATTAATGTAtgattgttaaaaacaaaaggacaagTTCTAGGTAAGTGAGAACAACGTATAAagtcaaaaaaagagaagatagtaTCTTTGAATATAGTTCAGtaactttatttacattttaatttgtgCTGGCTTTATTgctagaaaaaagagagatacaaagaaaagCTAAGAAATAGCACATAACCTGGCTCAAAGTAGAAAAATACAGTTCATAAGAAGACGGACTATTACAGGGCAAAGGATTATTTGAAATAGAGTGAATGTACAGATGAATAGCAACACAAAAAAACAGGGCAGGAATCAGAAATACTTCTGGTCTGTTTATGGATCTGCAAAATCttcatgaataagaaaataagagaaacatgAACTGTACGTAAGAAATGTACACTAAACTGTAGGGGTGGAGGCATTATAAATAGAGGAAATAGGGGACATAAAGCCACAGAAGTGAGAGATTTTAGAGAGTGTTTGGAGAATGTAGAGGGGTTCAGTGTACCTGGATGAAAGCATCCAAGCAAAGGGAAATGCGGGATGAAAGgtagagaaagtgaaaaatgacCTAACAGGAGTTAGGTATGCCACATACAATGCTAAAACTTGACGTGTTAGCCAGAGTAACATTACATCTTTATGACATATAAtattactccattttacagatatttaaaaatggagacatataattaaagcaaatttctaagacaaagagataaaaactaGAGTCAGTATCGCCCATTTCCCATAAACCCTAAAGCCTATCATTGTAACACCATACTTTCTTCCAGTGTAGTGACTTCTGAGACTAGCAAGTTAGaccagttttggaagtttctgatAAACAAGTGAGAATGTTtgattatatttcaaagaaaatagagtTGCATATCAATTTTTGGAGAGGGCAGTGATATGATCAGAGATGTGCTTTGGAAGGACATTTCTTGAGTTCCTCAAATTGAAGTAGTCACACCTTGAACTATTTGGACCCTTTAAAGTAAAGATGGCATTCTGACTCACAGTAACTTGTTGCTTGGGCTCATATATTGTCTGAGGTAATTTAGTCCAACTACCCCTAAAAAAGCATAAACACTTCCTAAAAATCTCAAACGATAAATGCTTTGAGGACACAGGATCAAAAATACAACACATATCATCTTAGTCACTTTAATTTTGAATGTACCATTTGAGACCATACCTTCAGCATGGCAATTTTAATCTCCATATTTCTCAGGGTATAGATGAGAGGATTCAGCATGGGGGCAATTGCTGtgtaaaacacagaaatttcCTTATCCCTGTTCTCACTCCCTGCAGGTAGAACATAGGTATAGATACAGGGCACAAAGAATAAAACTACAACCATGATGTGAGAGCTACAGGTCGACAGAGCTTTGCGTCGTCCTGCAGAAGAGTGTGTCCTGAGATTATATAATATGAGTATGTAAGAAGCTACTAggacaagaaaaataacaactaCCACAATCCCTGAATTAACAATGACCAAGATTCTAACAACATGAATATCTTTGCACACCAGTTTCAAAAGAGGCTTCACATCACATATGTAGTGATCTATCTGATTAGGACCACAGAAAGGTAAATTGAATACCATGAGCAGTAAAGCAATAGAGTGCCAAAACCCCACAACCCAGGCCATGATGATCAGCATTTTACACCTCTGCATGTTCATGATGATCATGTAGTGCAGAGGCTTGACAATGGCAACATAGCGGTCAAAAGCCATGGACACCAAGATGAATGTCTCCACAGCAGCCAGCaagtgggcagtgaagagctgggTCATACAGTTGttataggaaataatttttcttactgAAGCTAAATCCCTGATTAGCCGAGGGACCACGGTGGAGGTGTAGCAGAGGTCCATGAGGGAAAGGTGGCAGAGAAAGTAGTACATTGGTTCTTCAATTAGATGACTACAAGTGATTGTGAGTAAGATGAGGATGTTCCCCATTAAGACGGCCAAGTAACAGaggaggaacaagaaaaagaagagtagctctatttgtttatttccccACAGTCCCATGAAAACAAATTCTGTGACATTGTTCTGATTTTCCATGATGTTCAATTGGGTTTAGAGTACACAGCAAACAGAATTCATCTGAAATGCACAGAACATAAAACATCTTCAATAGCACTCCTTAAGTTTTGGAGAGATTTATACATAAAGAAAACATGTAGGTCATACAGGATTTATTAGACTTAATCTTTTAATTCCAGTTTATATTAAGCGCATCATTACAgatctaattatttttaatgagtatATTTTttgtctggagcttttataaacatttttcatgaaTTTAATTCATAACAATCCAATAGGTAATCTTCTGATACTCATCTTAGATATGAGGAAGAAAGAGTTTGTTAATTGCACCAATTCTTTCATATATTAAGTAGCAACCTAAGATGAACCTGTATCTGATGCCAGATTCCACGCTCTTTGGAGCTATCTAACACCATCCAGTGACTAAATGAAGTTCCAGTCACTGTCCACCTCTGTAAAAGATCTCCATCCCTGCCATTAAATACCTGTATAACTCTAAGCAAGTCCCCCCCCTTATCTATGCtagatataatttatgtatggAGTTTTAAGCACACACAAACATTCCATACATCCAGTGAAACTAAATAattattcttgaaataaaaataactaaggGCTCTTAATCACAGCAGAACATAGCTGAATTAGGTGAAAATAGTTTCAATTACTCTCCTTCTTGGCATGTTTGTTCAAGATTCAAAACATGGAGAGGCTGGAAATAGAGAACCAGAGGCACAATGCTGAGCATCTGAGAATAGGAACAGAGGTTATTATTAAATACAAGCTTCACCTTTTTCCTACTTATTCTAAAGACACATTTTAAAGGTCACTTTTGAAACATTAGAAACACTTAGAGAGTTAGTTGCTTTCTGTTGACATGTTGAAGAACTCCGTGACTGAAGAATGATTGGCTTATTTCAACTCACATTTAGAACAGTACCGCCATTTTGATGCAGTATACCTATGAGCAGAGTGAATATGTTGAAACCACTACCTTTTACCCATAACCAAGTGACAAATGTCTGCCACACCAAAATcatgttttttttccttaccaTCTGTTAATTACAATGAATGGTTTCAATGGTACCAATGAGGAAACCATTTAAAAGGTATGAGGTTCCAAATCACACAGAAGTGGTTTAGATATAGACCTTCCCCTTAGTACTTGTGTAACCTTGGGttctactttcattatttccaaaacaaggagaataataaaaaatttcccGTGAGTCATGATACAGTGGACAGATCCCTCATCTAATGATTGTGAAGATGAGCATCCAGTCTTACATGTCCTGCTAATTCTTTCTTGTTAGCACCAAGCAGTTTTTTCGTCTCTTAGCCTCTTTCTTCAACTAGTAAGTGGAACTAATAATATGGGATCTCTTTGCCTTGTGCcaagagtaaaataaatacagTCCATGTAAAGAATATTCAATATAATGGACTTGTGATTCTAACTTGTCAACTCCACAGAATGATACTCCCACATATGTTTGGA
This genomic interval carries:
- the LOC103543026 gene encoding olfactory receptor 4P4-like, translating into MENQNNVTEFVFMGLWGNKQIELLFFFLFLLCYLAVLMGNILILLTITCSHLIEEPMYYFLCHLSLMDLCYTSTVVPRLIRDLASVRKIISYNNCMTQLFTAHLLAAVETFILVSMAFDRYVAIVKPLHYMIIMNMQRCKMLIIMAWVVGFWHSIALLLMVFNLPFCGPNQIDHYICDVKPLLKLVCKDIHVVRILVIVNSGIVVVVIFLVLVASYILILYNLRTHSSAGRRKALSTCSSHIMVVVLFFVPCIYTYVLPAGSENRDKEISVFYTAIAPMLNPLIYTLRNMEIKIAMLKVWSQMVHSKLK